The genome window AGCCACCATTTAAAATAAAGCCAGTGTTAAGTATGAGAAAGCACCCTCACCACCTCTGTCTCCTTCCGTAGGCTGCCAGCCCTGAGCAAATAAACACACCCTCCTGGAAGGTGCCCTAACTGACCCACGTGAGCAGAGGGTTCCACGATTTCCTCTGTCAATCCTCTGGGCAGAGCAAGAGGACAAGTTTAGCCAAACAGAAGAGAAAGGTGCAGCTGTGACGCAGAGGGAGCCAAAGCTGTAAGAACCACTCCACTCCTGGTCAGACCTATGTGAGCAGCCCTTGACTCCTGAGGGACCGCAGGCCGGTGTAAGTGTCTTCAGCGCCAGCTGTCCCATGAGAACTGTACTGTGACTTCGGCAAGTATAGCTCCTAGGTGGCGCCCTGCTGACACTCATAGGAGGGGTTCTAATCTGCAAAGTGAGAGGCCCTCTTCTGCCTCAGGGAGACTGGATTCTGGCCTGGGGTACACTGGTAAGCCACAGTAAAGAACCCATGGAGCTCCCCAAGAGACAAGCCTCACTCTGCCCACAACAGGAGGCTGCGGAGGTCAGTTCCCTGAACACCATGCAGAAGTGCTATACTGGGGCCAGGAGGGTCAAGAGTCCTAGGTGATGGGGTTCCTTTTTAAACATAAGATCTGAGAAAGGTTACTGGGTGAAAATAACCACAGGCTAGGCTAGTGGAGATCAGGAGCCTCTAGAATGGCCTGGAGATATGAAGGCCTCCCTAGGTGCTGGCAATTAAGAGCCCAGAGACAGCCATCCTGAAATTTTTCTTCCATACCAAGTGGGATGTACAGGGAGCTGATCTCAGGGCTGCTTCAGGCCTGAGAGCCACAAGATAAAAGAGATGTAGGAGCTAAGAATGGTTGGATGCACTTCTACGGCAAGCCCCAAACCCCACCCCAATTCCAGGCTATGCAGAGATCCCACTCCTATGTCCACCACCTGCATACACCAACAGGAGTATTAACGTGTCCAGGCTCCGAGACAGATGGGAATGAATGTTTCTCTTAAAGATTTTTCTGGGGAGGGTGAGGTGCATGACGGACACACCCCAAGTGGAAATGCACCTGCTACCTGAGACGACATTAGGATGACAATAATCAtgactcattctgtagacagCCCTTGTCAGTCCAGACTAGAGACTGAGGGAAGGCTAGGAAAGCCTGAGCACTCTgtaaaagagaaacctggactcCGGAGGTCCCCTTCTGATTCAGCTTGTACATCCAAGAAGAGAAACTTGGGCCGTTTACCCGTCTACGTAGATTTGCTCATGTCCCCATCAGAGGACCCTGGTCCCCTGGGGAAGTCCCCACGTGTGCTGGCCGTGTTATAATGAAGCTGAGACGTGAGTGCTCCTAGAGCAGGTACGCCACCATGTGCCCATGAAGAGTCCTAAGTCTCCACACGAGTGCGGGGTCCAGGAAGCCCCAGGCAGAGGTCTGAGGTACAGGCAGTGCCCTGCGGGGCAAGGGGCACAGGTTACAAGGGCCCGTACTTGGTCTCGTACTTGGACACGATGGTCTTGCACTTGCCCACCTCCTTGCGAAGCTCAGCGACCTCCGTCCGCAGGGCTGTGTTCTCCTTCTCCAGGAAGGCTGCCCGGATAGTGATCTGGTTCTCCTTCAGGCGCCTGGCATCCCGAGAGCGCTTGGCTGCCACGTTGTTCTTCTTACGTCTTGTCCAATACTTTTCGTCCTATGGGAAAGGGCCCTCTGTGGGTGTCTGGTGGTTTCCAAGGGAACCCAAtctctccttcccacccccaaTCCTATCCTCTGACACACACAGTTCAGTGCTGTGGTAAGAACTAGAGCCTGCACCCTACAGCAGGAACACTGTGGGACACTACCTGTCTTCAGAGGGGCAGGCTGTATGGAGGAGGCAAGAGCCTACCCTCCTTGCCTCCTTTAGACATAATGGTGGTtaacatctctttctctcttttgaaacaggttctttttctctctccttctaagacaggttttctctgtgtagccctggctgtcctagaactcactctgcagaccagactggtctcgaactcagagattcacctgcctctgcctcccaattgctgagattaaagatgtgtgccaccgcaCCATGCTTAGTGTTGGTTAAAAGCCAACGACCTAGATGCGGTTTAGTTCCCTGAAGTGAAACCTAACCTTACAAGGCCATgcaagggggtggggagaaaggggagagggagaggaggtgtGTGCCGTcatcagaggataactttgggTGCTGGCCCTAGGTGTCCATCTTGTTTGAGACTGGGTCCCTTTGTTGTTCACTGTTGTGTTTGACAGGATAGGTGGCCCAGAATTCCCAGCAATTCTCTTCCCGCTGCCTCCCTGTTCTTATCGTCTGATGAGAACAGTGGAATTACAGCAGCTCACTGCCTGTCAAGGCATGCTACAGACTTTCACATGGCTTCTTAggatttgaacacagggcctcATGCTTTACCCACAAAGCCAgtatttctcaacctgtggatcatgaccccTTCTTTGAGAAACAAATGACCATTTCACAGAGGCCTTctaagaccatctgaaaacaggtatttacattatgattcatccaggcacagtgatgcacacctgtaatcccagcactcacaggggcagaggcaggcagagctctgtgagtttgaggccagtgtggtctacaaagtgactctaggacagctaaggttacacagaaaaaccctgtctcaaaaaaccaaaaaccctaaaaaaccaaaaaagaatcttatagttggggtcaccacaacatgagtattagagggtcacagcattaggaaggctgagaactgctgctctatgCCTTCTCCCCAGCCTACAAGGTATCTTTTGTCCTTAAGATTGTTCAACCTAAGTTTCTATGGtctagtgactttttttttaaagatttatttatttatacaatatgctgcctgcatgccagaagagagcaccagatctcactatagatggttgtgagccaccatgtgattgttgggaatggaactcaggacctttggaagaatagccagtgctcctgacctctgagttatctctccagcccatctagTGACTTCTTTTCCCAATGGCTGCACTAACACAGGGAGATGGAACGGTAGAACACCCAGAAGCCCTGGGAAGAAGGGAACTGTTGGAGTGATCGGGACCAAGCCACACCTGACCATTTCTTCCCATCAaattgctgctgctgtggctccACATACAGAACTCCTGACTTTTGTtcattagtttgttttgtttttgtgttttgttttgttttgtttctttgagacagggtttctctgtgtagccttggctgtctggaacttgttctgtagatcaggctggcctccaactcacagagaactacctgcctctgtctcccaagtgctgggataaaaggtgtgtgccaccaccgctggGCTCAGAACTCCTGTCTTTCTAAGTGGTAGTAGGGAGGATTCTCCATATAAAAATCACGTATGAGAAAGCACAGTCCCTACACTGGTTTTATTTCCATCTCTTTCTatttggttttatgagacagtttctgtgtagccctggaactcactctgtagactaagctgtcctgaaattcagagatctgcctgcatctgcatcccaagtctgggattaaaggtgtgtaatgCATGCTCAGCTTCTTTCTCTTTGAAATGCTAGAGATGGAGCTCTGGGCCTCATGTGTACATGGCAAGCACTGCACTGCTGAGCTATACCATAGCTGCCCTAGACTCTAACACCACTGCTGTGCCTCTAATAAAGGACACTGGGTGTTACCTTCTGCTCATCAGGGACAAAGACTTTCTTGGCTTTTTTGATCATGGGCTGGGGCTTCAGGTCTTCCTCTGCAAACTTGTGCTTCCGAGGGTTGAAAAGCTCCCCACCTGGCACACTAGAGAGGACCAGGTCAGCAGGGTCA of Meriones unguiculatus strain TT.TT164.6M chromosome 8, Bangor_MerUng_6.1, whole genome shotgun sequence contains these proteins:
- the Tef gene encoding thyrotroph embryonic factor isoform X3; its protein translation is MAVSASLMPPIWDKTIPYDGESFHLEYMDLDEFLLENGIPASPTHLAQNLLLPVAELEGKESASPSTASPPSSSTAVFQPSETVSSTESSLEKERETPSPIDPNCVEVDVNFNPDPADLVLSSVPGGELFNPRKHKFAEEDLKPQPMIKKAKKVFVPDEQKDEKYWTRRKKNNVAAKRSRDARRLKENQITIRAAFLEKENTALRTEVAELRKEVGKCKTIVSKYETKYGPL